In Primulina eburnea isolate SZY01 chromosome 14, ASM2296580v1, whole genome shotgun sequence, the following proteins share a genomic window:
- the LOC140812053 gene encoding pentatricopeptide repeat-containing protein At4g16470 isoform X2 yields MWKTTTILKRIKSESINGRFQAADAGKNYYHLDKTLKDLCFTGRIKEAVRLLCCSGVKVHSATYCLLLQECIFRKEYRKGRRIHWQMVSVGFVPDEFLNIKLLILYAKAGDLDTAHIFFDFFSYHNLVSWNAMIAGYVQKGQEEVGLSFYGRMRLCGLVPDQYTFASIFRACSSLAILEQGKQAHGLLIKSQFSKNIVVCTSLMDMYFKCSSSYDAFLVFDKCLERNVVTWTALISGYGLNGRVVEVLASFHQMINEGFRPNQITFLAVLSACSHGGLVDEGRKYFSSMVRDYGVKPRGRHYAAIVDLLGRGGRLEEAYAFVQTSPFKEHPAVWGALLGACKIHGNVEMVKLAAKKFFELEPENAGKYIVLCNAYATFGLWDNVAEIRSMMKGCGIKKEPGYSMVEVQMEAHFFFMGHNTHKQTKQICGLIEDMTCILKDNCDALDISIDLE; encoded by the exons ATGT GGAAAACCACcactattcttaaaagaattaAGTCTGAAAGTATCAATGGCAG ATTTCAGGCCGCCGATGCAGGAAAGAATTATTACCATTTGGATAAAACATTAAAAGATCTCTGTTTCACGGGGAGAATCAAAGAGGCTGTTCGATTATTGTGCTGCTCAGGAGTGAAAGTGCACTCTGCAACCTATTGTCTTCTGCTGCAAGAATGCATATTCAGGAAAGAATACAGAAAGGGCAGAAGGATTCATTGGCAGATGGTTTCTGTTGGGTTTGTTCCTGATGAGTTTCTAAACATCAAACTGTTGATTTTATATGCAAAAGCTGGAGACCTAGATACTGCCCATATTTTTTTTGACTTCTTCTCGTACCATAATTTAGTTTCATGGAATGCGATGATTGCAGGATATGTGCAGAAGGGACAGGAAGAGGTTGGTTTGAGTTTTTATGGCAGGATGAGACTATGTGGTTTGGTACCGGACCAGTATACATTTGCATCAATCTTTAGGGCCTGTTCCTCCTTGGCCATTCTGGAACAGGGAAAGCAAGCTCATGGTTTGTTGATAAAAAGCCAGTTTAGTAAAAATATTGTTGTTTGCACTTCACTTATGGATATGTATTTCAAATGCAGTAGCTCCTATGATGCGTTTCTTGTGTTTGACAAGTGTTTGGAAAGGAATGTGGTAACCTGGACCGCCTTGATCTCTGGATATGGTTTGAATGGAAGAGTGGTCGAGGTATTGGCTTCTTTTCATCAGATGATAAATGAAGGCTTCAGACCAAATCAAATCACCTTTCTTGCTGTACTTTCTGCTTGTAGCCATGGGGGTTTGGTGGATGAAGGGAggaagtatttttcttcaatGGTAAGGGATTATGGTGTTAAACCAAGAGGAAGACATTATGCTGCCATTGTTGATCTTTTAGGGCGTGGTGGTAGGTTGGAAGAGGCTTATGCGTTTGTCCAAACGTCACCTTTTAAGGAGCACCCGGCAGTTTGGGGTGCTTTGCTTGGTGCATGTAAAATTCATGGAAATGTGGAAATGGTAAAGCTTGCTGCAAAGAAATTTTTTGAGTTAGAACCAGAAAATGCTGGGAAGTATATAGTATTGTGTAATGCTTATGCAACTTTTGGTTTGTGGGATAATGTTGCAGAGATCAGGAGCATGATGAAGGGGTGTGGGATTAAAAAGGAACCTGGCTATAGCATGGTTGAGGTGCAAATGGAGGCTCATTTCTTCTTTATGGGCCATAACACTCATAAACAAACTAAGCAAATTTGTGGATTGATTGAAGACATGACTTGTATCTTGAAAGATAATTGTGATGCTCTGGATATCAGCATTGATCTGGAGTGA
- the LOC140812053 gene encoding pentatricopeptide repeat-containing protein At4g16470 isoform X1: MLTISRVKSFFSVGPPRYKPPSVAASHLPCISRRKAESLPVLCFLPALCVTTPLPIAFKPSNCSQSRGLCTDRGATGEITVIVGPMFAGKTTTILKRIKSESINGRFQAADAGKNYYHLDKTLKDLCFTGRIKEAVRLLCCSGVKVHSATYCLLLQECIFRKEYRKGRRIHWQMVSVGFVPDEFLNIKLLILYAKAGDLDTAHIFFDFFSYHNLVSWNAMIAGYVQKGQEEVGLSFYGRMRLCGLVPDQYTFASIFRACSSLAILEQGKQAHGLLIKSQFSKNIVVCTSLMDMYFKCSSSYDAFLVFDKCLERNVVTWTALISGYGLNGRVVEVLASFHQMINEGFRPNQITFLAVLSACSHGGLVDEGRKYFSSMVRDYGVKPRGRHYAAIVDLLGRGGRLEEAYAFVQTSPFKEHPAVWGALLGACKIHGNVEMVKLAAKKFFELEPENAGKYIVLCNAYATFGLWDNVAEIRSMMKGCGIKKEPGYSMVEVQMEAHFFFMGHNTHKQTKQICGLIEDMTCILKDNCDALDISIDLE, encoded by the exons ATGTTAACGATTTCCAGAGTGAAATCATTTTTCTCTGTTGGTCCACCGCGCTACAAGCCTCCGTCTGTTGCTGCCTCGCATTTACCATGCATTTCCCGTCGCAAGGCTGAATCTTTGCCAGTCCTCTGTTTTCTCCCCGCGCTATGTGTAACTACTCCTCTTCCAATTGCTTTTAAACCCTCGAATTGTAGTCAAAGCCGAGGCTTATGTACCGACCGGGGGGCAACTGGTGAGATTACTGTGATTGTTGGACCTATGTTTGCAGGGAAAACCACcactattcttaaaagaattaAGTCTGAAAGTATCAATGGCAG ATTTCAGGCCGCCGATGCAGGAAAGAATTATTACCATTTGGATAAAACATTAAAAGATCTCTGTTTCACGGGGAGAATCAAAGAGGCTGTTCGATTATTGTGCTGCTCAGGAGTGAAAGTGCACTCTGCAACCTATTGTCTTCTGCTGCAAGAATGCATATTCAGGAAAGAATACAGAAAGGGCAGAAGGATTCATTGGCAGATGGTTTCTGTTGGGTTTGTTCCTGATGAGTTTCTAAACATCAAACTGTTGATTTTATATGCAAAAGCTGGAGACCTAGATACTGCCCATATTTTTTTTGACTTCTTCTCGTACCATAATTTAGTTTCATGGAATGCGATGATTGCAGGATATGTGCAGAAGGGACAGGAAGAGGTTGGTTTGAGTTTTTATGGCAGGATGAGACTATGTGGTTTGGTACCGGACCAGTATACATTTGCATCAATCTTTAGGGCCTGTTCCTCCTTGGCCATTCTGGAACAGGGAAAGCAAGCTCATGGTTTGTTGATAAAAAGCCAGTTTAGTAAAAATATTGTTGTTTGCACTTCACTTATGGATATGTATTTCAAATGCAGTAGCTCCTATGATGCGTTTCTTGTGTTTGACAAGTGTTTGGAAAGGAATGTGGTAACCTGGACCGCCTTGATCTCTGGATATGGTTTGAATGGAAGAGTGGTCGAGGTATTGGCTTCTTTTCATCAGATGATAAATGAAGGCTTCAGACCAAATCAAATCACCTTTCTTGCTGTACTTTCTGCTTGTAGCCATGGGGGTTTGGTGGATGAAGGGAggaagtatttttcttcaatGGTAAGGGATTATGGTGTTAAACCAAGAGGAAGACATTATGCTGCCATTGTTGATCTTTTAGGGCGTGGTGGTAGGTTGGAAGAGGCTTATGCGTTTGTCCAAACGTCACCTTTTAAGGAGCACCCGGCAGTTTGGGGTGCTTTGCTTGGTGCATGTAAAATTCATGGAAATGTGGAAATGGTAAAGCTTGCTGCAAAGAAATTTTTTGAGTTAGAACCAGAAAATGCTGGGAAGTATATAGTATTGTGTAATGCTTATGCAACTTTTGGTTTGTGGGATAATGTTGCAGAGATCAGGAGCATGATGAAGGGGTGTGGGATTAAAAAGGAACCTGGCTATAGCATGGTTGAGGTGCAAATGGAGGCTCATTTCTTCTTTATGGGCCATAACACTCATAAACAAACTAAGCAAATTTGTGGATTGATTGAAGACATGACTTGTATCTTGAAAGATAATTGTGATGCTCTGGATATCAGCATTGATCTGGAGTGA
- the LOC140812053 gene encoding pentatricopeptide repeat-containing protein At4g16470 isoform X3 produces MLTISRVKSFFSVGPPRYKPPSVAASHLPCISRRKAESLPVLCFLPALCVTTPLPIAFKPSNCSQSRGLCTDRGATGEITVIVGPMFAGKTTTILKRIKSESINGRFQAADAGKNYYHLDKTLKDLCFTGRIKEAVRLLCCSGVKVHSATYCLLLQECIFRKEYRKGRRIHWQMVSVGFVPDEFLNIKLLILYAKAGDLDTAHIFFDFFSYHNLVSWNAMIAGYVQKGQEEVGLSFYGRMRLCGLVPDQYTFASIFRACSSLAILEQGKQAHGLLIKSQFSKNIVVCTSLMDMYFKCSSSYDAFLVFDKCLERNVVTWTALISGYGLNGRVVEVLASFHQMINEGFRPNQITFLAVLSACSHGGLVDEGRKYFSSMVRDYGVKPRGRHYAAIVDLLGRGGRLEEAYAFVQTSPFKEHPAVWGALLGACKIHGNVEMRSGA; encoded by the exons ATGTTAACGATTTCCAGAGTGAAATCATTTTTCTCTGTTGGTCCACCGCGCTACAAGCCTCCGTCTGTTGCTGCCTCGCATTTACCATGCATTTCCCGTCGCAAGGCTGAATCTTTGCCAGTCCTCTGTTTTCTCCCCGCGCTATGTGTAACTACTCCTCTTCCAATTGCTTTTAAACCCTCGAATTGTAGTCAAAGCCGAGGCTTATGTACCGACCGGGGGGCAACTGGTGAGATTACTGTGATTGTTGGACCTATGTTTGCAGGGAAAACCACcactattcttaaaagaattaAGTCTGAAAGTATCAATGGCAG ATTTCAGGCCGCCGATGCAGGAAAGAATTATTACCATTTGGATAAAACATTAAAAGATCTCTGTTTCACGGGGAGAATCAAAGAGGCTGTTCGATTATTGTGCTGCTCAGGAGTGAAAGTGCACTCTGCAACCTATTGTCTTCTGCTGCAAGAATGCATATTCAGGAAAGAATACAGAAAGGGCAGAAGGATTCATTGGCAGATGGTTTCTGTTGGGTTTGTTCCTGATGAGTTTCTAAACATCAAACTGTTGATTTTATATGCAAAAGCTGGAGACCTAGATACTGCCCATATTTTTTTTGACTTCTTCTCGTACCATAATTTAGTTTCATGGAATGCGATGATTGCAGGATATGTGCAGAAGGGACAGGAAGAGGTTGGTTTGAGTTTTTATGGCAGGATGAGACTATGTGGTTTGGTACCGGACCAGTATACATTTGCATCAATCTTTAGGGCCTGTTCCTCCTTGGCCATTCTGGAACAGGGAAAGCAAGCTCATGGTTTGTTGATAAAAAGCCAGTTTAGTAAAAATATTGTTGTTTGCACTTCACTTATGGATATGTATTTCAAATGCAGTAGCTCCTATGATGCGTTTCTTGTGTTTGACAAGTGTTTGGAAAGGAATGTGGTAACCTGGACCGCCTTGATCTCTGGATATGGTTTGAATGGAAGAGTGGTCGAGGTATTGGCTTCTTTTCATCAGATGATAAATGAAGGCTTCAGACCAAATCAAATCACCTTTCTTGCTGTACTTTCTGCTTGTAGCCATGGGGGTTTGGTGGATGAAGGGAggaagtatttttcttcaatGGTAAGGGATTATGGTGTTAAACCAAGAGGAAGACATTATGCTGCCATTGTTGATCTTTTAGGGCGTGGTGGTAGGTTGGAAGAGGCTTATGCGTTTGTCCAAACGTCACCTTTTAAGGAGCACCCGGCAGTTTGGGGTGCTTTGCTTGGTGCATGTAAAATTCATGGAAATGTGGAAATG AGATCAGGAGCATGA
- the LOC140812857 gene encoding ras-related protein RABA5a-like isoform X1 codes for MAFYTEDEQTDDYLFKIVLLGDSAVGKSNLLSRFARDEFYPNSKSTIGVEFQTQKMVINGKEVKAQIWDTAGQERFRAVTSAYYRGAVGALLVYDISRRQTFESVGRWLNELQTHSDMNVVTILVGNKSDLKEGREVKMAEGKSLAESQGLFFIETSALDSSNVVAAFQTVVKEIYDILSRKAIQSQELKHKETGRIPDGQTVVLEADDSDKMDGQSEKRWCCSS; via the exons ATGGCCTTTTATACCGAGGATGAACAAACGGACGATTACCTTTTCAAGATTGTTTTGCTCGGTGATTCAGCTGTTGGTAAATCAAATTTGCTCTCCAGATTTGCCAGAGACGAGTTTTATCCAAATTCAAAATCTACCATAGGGGTAGAATTTCAGACTCAGAAGATGGTCATCAATGGGAAGGAAGTCAAGGCACAGATTTGGGACACAGCAGGCCAGGAGCGGTTTAGGGCTGTTACTTCTGCATATTATAGAGGTGCAGTTGGGGCACTTCTTGTCTATGACATCAGCCGACGCCAGACTTTTGAAAGCGTGGGAAGATGGCTTAATGAACTTCAGA CCCACTCGGACATGAATGTAGTTACAATATTGGTGGGCAACAAATCTGATCTTAAAGAAGGCCGCGAGGTCAAGATGGCTGAAGGGAAATCCTTGGCCGAGTCTCAGGGCCTGTTCTTCATAGAAACTTCTGCTCTGGATTCCTCCAACGTTGTTGCTGCCTTTCAGACAGTTGTGAAAGAGATTTACGATATCTTAAGTAGAAAAGCCATTCAATCTCAAGAACTTAAACATAAAGAAACTGGGAGGATTCCAGATGGGCAAACTGTTGTTCTAGAAGCCGATGATAGTGATaaaatggatggacaaagtgagAAACGTTGGTGCTGTTCATCATGA
- the LOC140812857 gene encoding ras-related protein RABA5a-like isoform X2: MAFYTEDEQTDDYLFKIVLLGDSAVGKSNLLSRFARDEFYPNSKSTIGVEFQTQKMVINGKEVKAQIWDTAGQERFRAVTSAYYRGAVGALLVYDISRRQTFESVGRWLNELQITILVGNKSDLKEGREVKMAEGKSLAESQGLFFIETSALDSSNVVAAFQTVVKEIYDILSRKAIQSQELKHKETGRIPDGQTVVLEADDSDKMDGQSEKRWCCSS, translated from the exons ATGGCCTTTTATACCGAGGATGAACAAACGGACGATTACCTTTTCAAGATTGTTTTGCTCGGTGATTCAGCTGTTGGTAAATCAAATTTGCTCTCCAGATTTGCCAGAGACGAGTTTTATCCAAATTCAAAATCTACCATAGGGGTAGAATTTCAGACTCAGAAGATGGTCATCAATGGGAAGGAAGTCAAGGCACAGATTTGGGACACAGCAGGCCAGGAGCGGTTTAGGGCTGTTACTTCTGCATATTATAGAGGTGCAGTTGGGGCACTTCTTGTCTATGACATCAGCCGACGCCAGACTTTTGAAAGCGTGGGAAGATGGCTTAATGAACTTCAGA TTACAATATTGGTGGGCAACAAATCTGATCTTAAAGAAGGCCGCGAGGTCAAGATGGCTGAAGGGAAATCCTTGGCCGAGTCTCAGGGCCTGTTCTTCATAGAAACTTCTGCTCTGGATTCCTCCAACGTTGTTGCTGCCTTTCAGACAGTTGTGAAAGAGATTTACGATATCTTAAGTAGAAAAGCCATTCAATCTCAAGAACTTAAACATAAAGAAACTGGGAGGATTCCAGATGGGCAAACTGTTGTTCTAGAAGCCGATGATAGTGATaaaatggatggacaaagtgagAAACGTTGGTGCTGTTCATCATGA
- the LOC140812567 gene encoding cytochrome b561 and DOMON domain-containing protein At5g47530-like: MGKFLNPVLIVCVLFSLCVSSSSAQSCAVYSFSSNQIFRSCNDLPYLNSFLHWDFDQSTKTAKIAYRHTGVSTSRWVAWAINPSGQGMVGAQALVAFQNSDGTMRAYTTPVTSYRTGLQPGDLSFQVSDLTATYANNEIIIFATLNLSNLSSTVNQVWQEGPVSGASPSVHSTSGPNVQSMGTLNLLSGESGTSGGPMNSKTKKKNIHGVLNAVSWGIMLPVGAVFARYLKVFPTADPAWFYLHATCQTSAYIIGVAGWATGLRLGSQSHGVQYSSHRIIGIVLFCLGTLQVFALLLRPKKDHKFRVFWNVYHHLIGYSVIVLSIVNIFKGFDILNPAEKWKRGYIGFLIGLAFVSAILEAYTWYVVLKRKTSSSSKKTPNVVNGTNGYNGYGPREHDTV, encoded by the exons ATGGGCAAATTCTTGAACCCTGTTTTAATCGTTTGTGTACTGTTTTCCCTTTGTGTATCATCATCTTCTGCTCAGTCATGTGCAGTATACAGCTTTTCAAGTAACCAAATTTTCAGATCCTGCAATGATCTCCCATACTTGAACTCGTTTCTTCACTGGGACTTTGATCAATCTACTAAAACTGCTAAAATTGCGTATCGGCATACTGGCGTCTCAACCTCAAGATGGGTGGCCTGGGCCATTAATCCAAGCGGTCAAGGCATGGTTGGCGCGCAGGCACTTGTGGCTTTCCAGAACTCTGATGGAACCATGAGGGCTTACACGACACCTGTCACTAGTTACCGAACCGGGTTGCAGCCAGGAGATTTGAGTTTTCAAGTGTCTGATCTAACAGCAACTTATGCGAATAACGAAATCATCATTTTCGCAACACTGAATCTTAGTAATCTCAGCTCTACAGTGAATCAGGTGTGGCAGGAAGGCCCAGTTTCAGGAGCTTCTCCTTCTGTGCATAGTACTTCTGGTCCTAATGTTCAGTCAATGGGGACACTGAACCTTCTTTCTGGGGAGTCGGGGACATCAGGAGGACCCATGAACTCGAAAACCAAGAAAAAGAAT ATTCATGGAGTGCTGAATGCTGTAAGTTGGGGGATCATGCTACCCGTTGGTGCCGTATTCGCAAGGTACCTAAAAGTGTTTCCTACAGCCGATCCAGCATGGTTTTACCTTCACGCAACTTGCCAAACATCGGCCTACATCATTGGAGTTGCCGGCTGGGCAACTGGTCTTAGACTAGGAAGCCAATCTCATGGAGTCCAATATAGTTCCCATAGGATTATTGGCATTGTCCTCTTTTGTCTTGGAACGCTCCAG GTGTTCGCATTGCTTCTAAGGCCGAAAAAGGATCATAAATTCAGAGTTTTCTGGAACGTATACCACCACCTGATCGGATACTCTGTCATAGTTCTCAGCATTGTCAACATCTTCAAAggttttgatattttaaatccAGCTGAAAAATGGAAGAGGGGATACATTGGATTCCTTATAGGCCTGGCTTTCGTTTCTGCAATTTTGGAAGCTTACACATGGTATGTAGTTCTAAAAAGGAAGACGAGTAGCAGCTCGAAAAAGACGCCAAATGTGGTCAATGGAACAAATGGATACAATGGATATGGACCAAGGGAACATGATACAGTATAA
- the LOC140812570 gene encoding inositol-phosphate phosphatase-like, with the protein MATKGSMEELLSAAVDAAKNAGEIIRFGFHETKHVEHKGVVDLVTETDKKCEEVIFDYLRSKYPDHKFIGEETTAACGVTELTDEPTWIVDPLDGTTNFVHGFPFVCVSIGFTIGRIPTVGVIYNPIMDELFTAIRGKGAFLNGNSITASSQTELVKSLLATEAGTKRDKSTLDASTNRINSLLFKVRSLRMSGSCALNLCGVACGRLDMFYEVGFGGPWDVAAGAVIVTEAGGLVFDPSGKEFDLTSQRVAASNSLLKDAFIEALQHKE; encoded by the exons ATGGCTACTAAAG GTTCAATGGAGGAATTATTGTCTGCTGCAGTGGATGCAGCTAAAAATGCTGGAGAG ATCATTCGCTTTGGATTTCATGAGACAAAGCATGTGGAGCACAAAGGCGTG GTGGATTTGGTAACAGAGACTGATAAGAAATGTGAAGAAGTCATTTTCGATTATCTGAGATCAAAATATCCTGACCATAAG TTCATTGGAGAAGAAACTACTGCTGCTTGTGGAGTTACAGAATTAACTGATGAACCAACTTGGATTGTTGATCCTCTGGATGGAACTACTAATTTTGTGCATGG GTTTCCATTTGTTTGTGTATCTATCGGATTCACAATCGGGCGTATTCCAACCGTCGGTGTAATATACAATCCCATCATGGATGAG CTTTTTACTGCCATTCGCGGAAAAGGCGCATTTCTCAATGGAAATTCCATCACTG CGTCTTCTCAAACCGAACTTGTAAAGTCCCTTCTTGCCACTGAG GCGGGTACAAAGCGTGACAAGTCTACTCTCGATGCCTCTACTAATAGGATCAATAGCTTACTCTTCAAG GTTAGATCCCTCCGGATGAGTGGTTCTTGTGCATTAAATCTCTGTGGAGTAGCATGTGGAAGGCTCGATATGTTCTATGAAGTTGGATTTGGTGGACCTTG GGATGTGGCTGCTGGTGCTGTTATTGTAACTGAAGCTGGAGGACTTGTATTTGATCC CTCTGGTAAGGAATTTGATCTCACATCTCAGCGAGTAGCAGCTTCAAATTCTCTGCTAAAGGATGCGTTTATTGAGGCATTGCAACACAAGGAGTGA
- the LOC140812569 gene encoding putative MO25-like protein At5g47540: MKSLFKSKPKTPADLVRQARDLLISVDIGTADGKESKRDEKMMELSKLLRDLKQVLYGNSESEPVTEACAQLTSEFFRENTLRLLIICLPKLNLEARKDATQVVANLQRQQVQSRLIACDYLEKNLDLLDILIKGYDNSDLALHYGAMLRECIRHQSVARYVLESEHMKKFFDYIQLPNFDIASDAAATFKELLTRHKLTVAEFLAKNYDWFFAEYNKKLLESPNYITRRQAIKLLGDILLDRSNSAVMTKYVCSRDNLRILMILLRESSKSIQIEAFHVFKLFVANQNKPPDIVNILVTNKSKLLRLLADFKTEKEDEQFEGDKAQVVKEIASTRSQITAMNLAPPGRIIFYCSKTDMLYE, encoded by the exons ATGAAGAGTTTATTTAAGTCGAAGCCAAAGACTCCCGCCGATTTGGTGCGGCAAGCGCGAGATTTGCTCATCTCCGTCGATATCGGTACCGCCGATGGTAAGGAGAGCAAGCGCGACGAGAAG ATGATGGAATTGAGCAAACTTCTCCGGGATTTGAAGCAAGTCCTATATGGAAACAGTGAATCTGAGCCAGTGACTGAAGCTTGTGCACAATTGACCAGTGAGTTTTTTAGGGAAAACACTTTGCGCCTGCTAATCATTTGTCTTCCCAAGCTGAACTTAGAG GCACGCAAAGATGCTACTCAGGTTGTTGCTAACTTACAGAGACAACAAGTTCAGTCGAGGTTGATTGCGTGTGATTATCTGGAAAAGAATTTAGATCTCTTGGATATATTGATAAAAGG TTATGACAATTCTGATCTGGCTTTGCATTATGGTGCAATGTTGAGGGAATGCATACGCCACCAAAGTGTTGCAAG GTATGTTTTGGAATCTGAGCACATGAAGAAATTTTTCGATTATATTCAACTGCCAAATTTTGATATTGCTTCAGATGCCGCTGCCACATTCAAG GAACTCTTGACTAGGCACAAGTTAACAGTTGCTGAATTTCTTGCTAAAAATTATGACTGG TTCTTTGCAGAGTATAATAAAAAGCTGCTTGAATCTCCCAACTATATCACTAGAAGGCAAGCAATCAAG CTGTTGGGAGATATCCTACTGGATCGTTCAAATTCTGCTGTCATGACTAAATATGTTTGTTCGCGAGACAACCTGAGGATCCTCATGATTCTTCTTAGA GAGTCAAGCAAGAGCATTCAGATTGAAGCATTCCACGTTTTCAAG TTATTCGTAGCAAATCAGAACAAACCCCCTGATATCGTCAATATCCTTGTGACAAATAAAAGCAAGCTTCTACGCCTCTTGGCTGATTTTAAAACTGAGAAAG AGGATGAACAGTTTGAGGGTGATAAAGCACAAGTGGTTAAAGAAATTGCCAGCACTCGATCCCAAATAACGGCCATGAATTTAGCTCCACCTGGCCGTATCATCTTTTATTGCTCGAAGACTGATATGTTGTATGAGTAA
- the LOC140811349 gene encoding cysteine proteinase inhibitor 1-like, which yields MALKTHLFRLVFCSFLLVSAFLEFSAADNDIGYGWRIIENPNDPKLVQIVKFAVAEHNKQANKNLKLVKVLKAESQLVEGMEYRFVISAKEGGGGAAIAPDEYVAVVWEKAWENFRKLISFERLVH from the coding sequence ATGGCGCTCAAAACCCACCTGTTTCGTCTCGTATTCTGCTCGTTCCTGTTGGTTTCAGCTTTTCTCGAATTTTCTGCCGCCGATAATGATATTGGTTACGGCTGGCGCATAATCGAAAACCCAAACGACCCGAAGCTGGTGCAGATTGTGAAATTTGCGGTGGCGGAGCACAACAAACAGGCTAATAAAAACCTGAAGCTCGTAAAGGTGTTAAAAGCAGAAAGTCAATTGGTCGAAGGTATGGAATACAGGTTTGTTATTTCGGCCAAGGAGGGTGGCGGCGGCGCAGCTATAGCGCCGGACGAATACGTGGCGGTTGTTTGGGAAAAGGCTTGGGAAAATTTCAGGAAGCTCATTTCTTTTGAGAGACTTGTGCATTGA